In the genome of Gemmatimonadota bacterium, the window TCTGCGCCGGCAGCGCTTCCGGACCGGAGCCCGCCCGCGCAAAAGCCTCCTTCGACCAGTTTGCCGCGCCCTGCACGAAAGCCTTCAGCGTTTCCCGGTTCGTCACGTCCCGCGCCCATACCCCGGGCGGGTCCGGCAATTCCAATTCTTCGTCGTTCGTTACGTGCTGATTGAAACCGGCCGCCACCACCCAGGTCTGGCCGGTCTGCGCAAGCGTATAGGGGATCGCGTAGGCCACCCGGGCTGGAGGAGACGTCGAGGCGATCTGGAACGGATCGACGCCTTCCACTTCTGGGTCGTCCCACGTATAATCGACGTAACCGCCGCCGGCCGCCGCCGTTTCCAGGATCATCCGGACGACCAATACCCCGTTGTCGTCTTCCAGGTTGCTCGCGTCGATACCGTCCCGGGTCGGGTCGTCCGCGTGCAGGAACACCGTGCCGTCGGGTTGGAACAAGACGAAATACATCTTGCCGGGCATTCTCCAGATTCCCGCCGACCGGATATCCGTCCCGAGTCTGACGGCTTCCTCCGCGGTGTCTATGGTATCTAGGTAATCCCTGAAACCAGCTACGAAGGATCGAAGCGTCTCACGATCCACCACGTCGGCCGCCGTTACGACGTTTTTCGTGTCTGTCAACGCGATGGTGGCGGACGTCAGGTCGTTGCCTTCATAACCGGCTCGGATCACGATGGTCTCGACGCCTTCCGCCGTTCCGTCGTCGAATGCCTTGAAAGTCAGTGTCGTGGAAGCCGAGTCGGCGTGCCGGGGAATGATGATCTCAAGCGTTCCTTCCAGATCGTAATCATCGGACGTGGCCGTACCCGCCAGGGAAAGGTCGATGATTGTCGCCACCGGTACCGGATCCTCGCGCAGCGCGGCCGTTACCACCACCTCCTGGACGTCGCCGCCTTCGGATATGGCCGCGCGATTCACCGCCAGGGTGATCTCCGGCACGTTATCCACGGGCCTGCGGTAGAAACCGGCGCCTACGACGAAATGCTGCCCCGGGTACCGCGCGACTTCCATCAATTCGGCGTAGCTCACCTTGAGCGAACCGAGTTCTTCATCGCCCGTGATCGACGGGTCGTCGAAGTGGTACTCGACGAAACCGCCGCCCGTCGCCGCGGTCTCGATGAGTTCCTCGATGAATCGGACGCCGTTGAGGTCTTCGAGATCAATCCGGATCTCGCCTTCCTGCGTCTTGTCCGCGCCGTGGAAGAACACGTATCCTTCCGTGGTGACGATGAAGAGGTAGATCGCGCCTTCTCTGAACGGTCCGCCCTCTTCTCTCAAGGCGATCGTGATCGCCCCGGCGTCCGCATCGTGCTCCTCAACGGCGTCGAGGTACCACTGGATCGAGCCTTTCACGAAAGCCTTGAGCGTTTCCCGGTCCACCACGTCCGCGGCGCGCACCGCGGGCGGATCGGGAAGCGTGCGCTCTTCCGGATCGTTGATACTCATGTGGAAACCGCCCGCCAGGATGTAATCGCCCACGCCGAACCCGGAGGTATACCGGATCGCGAAGGCCACGCGGTCGGGTGCGTCGTCCGGATCCCTGAGATCATCCCAGGTGTATTCTATGAACGAGCCGTCGGCGTCCACCGCAATGATTTCCTGCACGACTTTCTTGCCGGTGTCGTCTTCCAGCCCACTGATATCGGTTTCGACGATATAGGGATCCCCCCCATGCTCGATCACCACGCCCTCGAGACTGAGAATCACCAGGTACAGGTCGCCCTGTTTCCAGTCGCCTTCGTTCCGCAGGGATCTTTGCATTCCGGGCACGTCGTTGAGGTCGTCGATTCGTTCCAGGGAATCCGCCACCGAGACGACGAAGGCCTTCAACGTCTCGCGGTCCGTTACCTGGCTGGCCGTAATCGTCGCGCCCTGGGCCAGGGCTGGCTTAGCGTGAACGAACAGGCCGGCCAGACCGACAAGCAGCCCGAAGACCAGGACTGATCGCCTCGAAACGTGAGCAGCTATGGAAGACATCGAATCTCTCCTGTCTGGTTTAATATGCATTTCGCGATATCAGCCCGTACAGACGGAAGCAACCCTTTCGCAAAACAGAGACCCGGATACGGCGAGGCCCGGATACGGCGAGGCGGATGCTATGCCGCGGCGTGGCTGCGTTCCAGCGCCTTCTCCACTTCGGATTCCCACGTGCCGTCCACGCGAACGCCGTACTCCGCCACCCCACCCGTCGCCCGCGGTCCGGTGACATAGGGCCGGTAATCCCGGTCGTCCTCGATGAGCCGATCGGGCGCGAAGTCCGCGCGGAGAAAGTGGAAGGCGATGCCGGCGCGGGAGTTTTTCGTTCGGTTGTGGCCGGTGCAGTGCGCGGTGCCGTAGCAGAAGAACAGGGCGCCGCCCGCCTTCAGTTCGATGGTATCCGCCTGCTCCTCCGGGGGATAGCAGCGGATGTGGTGGTCGCTGTAGGGGTCCCGGCTGTGTTCGTAGGGCGTTCTGTAGCTGCCGGGAATCACCTGCATGGTGCCGTTTTCGACCGTGGCGTCGTGCACGGCGATCCAGACGGCCGTTCCCTTGAGCGGATCGCGGATCTTGAAATAGGCGTTGTCCTGATGCCAGTGGGTGCCCATGCCGTCGCCGCCCGGCTTGAGAAAGACCTGATCCAGGTGGAGGATAAAGGGATCCCCGATCAACAGGGAGATGGCGGCGACCACGTCGGGCTGGAACGGGAGGGCCCTGAACAGGTCGCTTTGCCGGTACATCGGGCAGAGTTGCAGGTTCCGCTGCGTGGAGGACGCCGTCTTCCCGTCGCCTGCCGTGGCGACGTTCCGCAACGCGCCGTCTTTCATGAGACGGTCGATCTCGGACTGGAAGGCCCGGGTCTCGCGGTCCGAGAAGAATCCGGGTTTTGCCACGTAACCGTGGTTTCTGAAATGAGTGACTTCTTTGTCGGTGAGTACCATCTTTCTACGCCTTTCTTACAGGGGTCAGAAACGCATGCGGCCCAGCAGGCAGATTCGATGGACGGACGCGGTGCCATGCCGGTCGATCCGCATGCCGGAAAGCTCCAGGTGCGACTGGTTCCGCGCTTCCAGTGTCCGGTCGGCGCCGTGAAAGATCACGTATCCATCGTCGTTCAGGATGAACAGGTAGATGGCTCCGTGGCGCCAGGGACCGTCCGCGATCCTGAAGACGTCCAGGATATCGTTGTAGCGAGGGGTCCCATGTTCTCGCAGTGCGGCAGCGTAGCCTCTGGCTGCGCCGATGACAAAGGCCTTGAGGGATTCGCGGTCCATCACGTCGGCCGCGGTCACCTCGGGCTCCGCTATGAGCGACGCATCGACCATGGGAGGCACGACACAGGATACGTCCTGATAGAACCCGCCGGCCAGCACGACCCTGTTGTTGTAGGTCTTGCCGAAAAAACTCGTGGCATAAGCCACCTTTACGGGATCGTCCTCGTCGTCATCGGGATCGTCCCAATGGTATTCGACGTGTCCGCCGTCCATCAACCCCGCCTCGATGAGCGCCCTGACCACTTCGTCTCCGCGACCGTCCCGGAGATTGAACAGGTTCTTGCCTGCCGCGGACTCGTCGTCCGCGTGAAACAACACAGTGCCGTCCAGGCTCAGGAGCATGAGAAACACGTTCTCGTGCTTCCAGTCTCCCTCCATCCTGGTGCTGTCCAGAAACGGCGCCAGCGCGCTATCTTCCGCGAATATCATTTCGATATGGGCTTTCGCGCTTTCCACGAAGGTCTTGAGCGTTTCCCGATCCACCACTTCGTTCGCCGTAATTGGCGCGCCCTGGGCACGAACGGGCTTCGCCTCGAGCAGTAAACCCTCTAGAAGTAAACCAAAGAGTCCTGTCATTACCCCCAAACCAGCATAGAGGCCATCGATCTGGAAACAGTAGAGGAAGTCATGATTTGCGTCTCCCCGGTGGATTACTCGGATAACGCCTCGTTTCCGAAACGTTCGATGGCTTCCAGGGTTTCGCGCACATCGTCCCAGGTCGTGGTATGGTTGACAATACAGAGCCTGAGTGTAAACTTGCCCGCCAACAGGGTCGATGACATGAGGGCGCGGTCCTCCCAGAAGACGCGGACGAGCACTTTCCGGTTGATCTTCTCGAGCGCTTCCTCATCGAGGTCTCCATTGTCGGGATTCACGCGGAAGCATACAATACCTAGCGAAGACGGCAACAACAGTTCCATGGTCCCGCTGTTCCGGATATGCTCCTCAGCCCGCCCGGCCAGTTCCATGCCTTTGGATACGGCGTTTCGGAATGCAGCCATTCCAAAGGTCTTCACGGACACCCAGATTTTCAGGGCCCGTACCGACCGGCTCAGTTGCAGTCCCCGGTCCGAGAAGTTGGGATGATTCGCGCCCCATACCGTGTCCTGGAGGATATCGTGTCTTACGGCGAATGCGCGCTCGAGGTGGCCTAAGTCCTTCACCATCAGGCAGCCGGCTTCGTAGGGTTGAAAGAACAACTTGTGCGCGTCCAGACCGATGGAGTCCGCGCGTTCTATGCCGCGCAGGAGGTCCTTTCCCTGTCCGGTGATTACCGTAAAACCGCCATAGGCGGCATCGACGTGAAGCCAGATGCCCTCCGCCTCGCAGAAATCCGCCATCGTTTCGAGCGGATCGATCGCG includes:
- a CDS encoding phytanoyl-CoA dioxygenase family protein, translated to MVLTDKEVTHFRNHGYVAKPGFFSDRETRAFQSEIDRLMKDGALRNVATAGDGKTASSTQRNLQLCPMYRQSDLFRALPFQPDVVAAISLLIGDPFILHLDQVFLKPGGDGMGTHWHQDNAYFKIRDPLKGTAVWIAVHDATVENGTMQVIPGSYRTPYEHSRDPYSDHHIRCYPPEEQADTIELKAGGALFFCYGTAHCTGHNRTKNSRAGIAFHFLRADFAPDRLIEDDRDYRPYVTGPRATGGVAEYGVRVDGTWESEVEKALERSHAAA
- a CDS encoding cache domain-containing protein → MTGLFGLLLEGLLLEAKPVRAQGAPITANEVVDRETLKTFVESAKAHIEMIFAEDSALAPFLDSTRMEGDWKHENVFLMLLSLDGTVLFHADDESAAGKNLFNLRDGRGDEVVRALIEAGLMDGGHVEYHWDDPDDDEDDPVKVAYATSFFGKTYNNRVVLAGGFYQDVSCVVPPMVDASLIAEPEVTAADVMDRESLKAFVIGAARGYAAALREHGTPRYNDILDVFRIADGPWRHGAIYLFILNDDGYVIFHGADRTLEARNQSHLELSGMRIDRHGTASVHRICLLGRMRF